Genomic DNA from Fusobacterium varium:
AAATGTTCCTAAATATATTGAAGCTTTAAAAAATCTTAAGGAAACTTATAAAGATAAGATAAAAATAAGAATTGGAGTTGAATTGGGACTTCAACCACAATTAGTGAGAAAGTATGATGAGATTTTTAATTGTGAAGATATAGACTTTATAATCGGATCTTTTCATTGCATAAAGGGTATGAATGTAGCAGGAAGAAAGTTTTTTGAAAAGTATTCAAAAGATGAAGCACATAGAATGTATTTTGAAGAGATTTTAGAAACAATAAAGCTATTTCCAAGAATAAGTGTATGTGGACATCTTGATTTTATAAATAGATATGGAAAAGCATTTCATAATGATTATAAAGAGATAAATTTTGAACTACACAAAGAGATTATTGATCAAATTTTTATAAAACTTATAAAGAAGAATATAGGAATTGAATTAAATACTTCGGGATTGAGATATGGTTTAAAAGATTTTCATCCATGTAGAAGAAACTTAGAAAGATATAAAGAACTTGGTGGAAGAATTATAACAGTGGGATCAGATGCTCATAAAGCCTCAGATATAATGAAAGATTTTGATAAGGCAAGAGAGGAATTAAAAGAAGTAGGTTTTGAAAAATTTTGTACATTTGAAAAGAGAAAAGCAATATATAGAGATTTAGATTAAAAATTAGGAGGATATTAAAAGATGAAAAAATTATTACTAGGGATTATGATTTTAGGAGCATTTGCAAGTTGTGGAAGTAAGGAGGAGCCAAAACAAGAGGTTGCAGCTAAAGCTCCTATGACTTTAGAAGAGATAACAACAGCAGCAAAAGCAGAAGGAGAGGTTAATAGTGTTGGAATGCCTGATGCTTGGGCAAACTGGGTAGGAACTTGGAAAGATATAAATACAAAATATGATTTAAAACATCTAGATACAGATATGTCAAGTGCTGAGGAAATAGCAAAATTTAAAGCTGAAAAAGAAAATGCTACAGCAGATATTGGAGATATTGGTTATGAGTTTGGAACTGTTGCAGTTGCTCAAGGAGTAACTCAACCATACAAACCTACAACTTGGGAAGAGATTCCTGAATGGGCAAAAGATAAAGATGGACATTGGGTAATAGGTTACACAGGAACAATAGCTTTTATAGTAAATAAAGAGCTTGTAAAAGATATTCCTACATCTTGGAAAGAGCTAGGAGAAAGCAATGCAAAAGTAACAGTGGGAGCTGTTGGAATTGCATCTCAAGCTACAAACTCAGTTCTTGCAGCAGCTTTTGCTTTAGGAGGAGATGAAGGAAATATTCAACCTGCTATAGATTATTTTGGTAAGATGGCAGAACAAGGGAGACTTCTTTTAAATGACCCTATGATAGCAAATCTTGAAAAGGGAGAAGTTGAAGTAGGACTTGTTTGGGATTTTAACGGACTTAATTACAGAGATCAAATTGATAGAGAAAAATTTGAAGTTTTAATTCCATCTGATGGATCATTAACAAGTGGTTATGCAACAATAATCAATAAATATGCTAAACATCCAAATGCTGCAAAACTTACTAGAGAGTTTATTTTAAGTGATGAGGGACAAATTAATCTTGCTGAAGGATATGCAAAACCTATCAGAACAGGTGTTGTACTTCCTGAAGATGTAAAAGCAAAACTTCTTCCAAATGAGCAATATCAAAATGCAAGACCTGTAAAAGATTTTGATGCTTGGAAAAAAACATCTGAAAATATCTCTCAATTATGGCAAGAGGAGGTAATTTATAAAGTAAATAAATAAACTTTATAAAACTGTTATGTATAAAACTGTTATAGAAGAAAAAAATAGAGTAATATTTGTTCTTTTAGATGGATTAAACTATAAAAATTCAGAGTATATGGGGTATATGATAGCTCTTGAAAGAGAGGGAAAAGTAAAATTTTCAAAGGTTCTTTCAGAGATGCCAAGTCTTTCCAAACCTCTATATGAAACATTGTTAACAGGAAAAAAGCCTATTGAACATGGAGTCCTTAATAATGGGACTCCAATTATGTCAAAGGAAAAAAATATCTTTTCATTATGCAGGGAAGCAGGGCTTATTACAGGGGTATCAGGGTATTATTGGTTAAGTGAACTTTATAATTCAACGCCTTTCAACAAGATTAAAGATACAAATACGAATGATGAAAATAAAAATATTCAACATGGAAGATTCTATACACTTGATCACTATCCAGATGAAGTTGTATTTATTGATGGAGAGTATATAAGAGAAAAGTACAATCCAGATTTTTTAATGATACACTCAATGAATATAGATGATATTGGACATAAATTTGGTTCAGATAGTAAAGAGTACAGATATAGTGTAAGAGTAGCTGATAATCTTCTATCTACATTTGTTCCAAAATGGATAGAAGAGGGGTACACTATTATTGTAACTTCAGATCATGGAATGAGTGTTGATGGAATGCACAGTGGAAAAGGTGAACTTGAAGCTGAAGTTCCATTTTGGTTAATAAATGATAAAAAAGATTTACAATTAGGTGAGGAGATAGAGCAAATTTATGTTGCCTCTATTATCAGTTATTTTTTAAGAATTGGAACAGAAGAGATGAAAAAAAGAGCAGAAATTTTTTACAGGGGGTACTAAAAATGAAGAGGAAAATAAAAGAGAAGATTAAATATGGATTGTTTTTAATTCCTCTTCTATTAATAGTTATATTCTTTTTAGTTGTTCCAATAGTTTCAGTTGTAGAGGGAAGTTTTAGAGCTGATGGAGATAGTGTATATTCACTTTATAACTATAAATATATTTTTCAAAGTAAATTTTATAGACAGGGATTTTATAATAGTATAAAAGTTTCAGCTCTCTCAACAATATTTGGAATGATAGTATCATTTCAATTAGCTTACTCAATAAGTAGACTTAGTGAGAAGATAAGGGGAAATGTGCTTTTGTACTCAAATATGATGTCAAATTTCTCGGGACTTCCTCTTGCCTTTGCTTTTATAATAATTTTAGGAGCAAATGGGGCGATGACAATTATCTTACAAAAATTAGGAATAGAGGGCTTTGATATCTATACTCAATATGGATTGATACTTGTATATACATATTTCCAAATTCCTTTAGGTACACTGCTTCTATATCCTGCCTTTGATTCTCTTGATGAGAGATGGAAGGAAGCTTGTAGCCTTTTAGGTGGAGGAAAGTTTGATTATTGGAGGAGAATAGGGTTTCCAATTTTAAAATCTTCAATTATTGGAACAGGGATAATTCTTTTTACAAATGCTATTGGAGCTTATGCAACTGCCTATGGAATAATGGTATCAAACTATAATATCATTCCTATAAGAATAGGAGCTTTGATTTCTGGAGATATAATATTAAAGCCAAATCTAGCCTCAGCTCTTGCAGTTCTTTTGATATTTATGATACTTATTGTGTTTTTTATAAATGAAAAATTTGTTCAAAACAATAGATTTAGAAGGGAGGAGAGATAGATGGAAGATAATAGAAAACACTATATTATTACAACTATAATACTATTTTTTCTCTCTATTCCTGTTATAGGAACGATTCTTTACTCTTTAAGTAGCAGTTGGGGGGCAACAATTTTACCAGATGGATTTACATTAAAATGGTTTGTAGCACTTTTTACTGATTTAAGATTTCTAGTCTCTCTTCAAAGAAGTTTTGCAATAGGAATTGTATCTCTTTTAGTGAGTATGTTTGTGATAATTCCATCAATAGTAATATCAGCTTACTACTTTCCTAAAGTTTTAAAAGTGATAGAGTTTATCTCACTTCTACCTTTTATGGTTCCTGCTGTTGTTCTTGCAGTTGGGCTTTTGAATGTTTATTCTGGGGTAAATGTAAGAGTGTTTGGAGTACCTCTCATAATTATTGGAGCATATTTTTCTGTGGCATTTCCTTTTATATATAGAGGTATAAAAAATAGTCTTGATGGGCTTCATTTAAAAAGTCTTGTGGAAACTGTAAATATTTTAGGTGGAACAAACTTTGAAGCATTTAGATATGTTATTCTTCCAAACTTAAAAAAGGGGATAATGAGTTCAGGGATACTTAGTTTTGCTATTCTCTTAGGAGAATTTATGTATGCTAACTTGCTTATTGGTGGAAGTTTTGAAACACTTCAAGTTTATCTTTACAATATGAAGGGAAAGAGTGGACACTTTACAAGTGCAATGGTAACTCTGTTTTTCCTATTTATATTTGCAGTGACATTTATTGCAGTAAATATTGAGAAAATATCAAAATCGAAGGTAAAAAGGAAGGATTAATAGATGAGTTTTGTTGAAATAAAGAATTTTGAAAAATCATTTGGAGATACTAAAGTATTGAAAAATTTAAGTCTTAATATTGAAGAGGGAGAGTTTATAACTCTTCTAGGTCCGTCAGGGTGTGGAAAGAGTACTCTTTTAAGATGTATAGCAGGGCTTAATTCAATAGATAATGGTTCAATATTTATTGATAATAAAGATATGACAAATACTTTACCAAAAGATAGACATATAGGAATGGTTTTTCAAAACTATGCTCTTTTTCCAAATATGACAGTTTGGGAAAATATAGAGTTTGGGCTTAAAATGAAAAAAGAAAAAGATTATAATGAAAAGATAAAAAGTATTATAGATATGGTTGAACTTAATGGAAAAGAGGATTACTATCCTAATGAACTTTCTGGAGGACAACAACAGAGGGTAGCTTTTGCTAGAGCTTTAATAACAAGACCTAAGATACTTCTTCTTGATGAATCTCTTTCAGCTCTTGATGCTAAAATAAGAAAAAGTTTGAGAGATAAGTTGAGAAAAATTCAAAAGCAATTGGGAATAACAACAATATTTGTAACACATGATCAAGAAGAGGCACTAGCTGTTTCAGATAGAGTATTTGTTATGAATAAAGGGGAGATTTCACAGTTTGGAACTCCTGAAGAGATTTATACAAACCCTGCTAATGAATTTATGGTTGATTTTATTGGAAACTATAATATTTTCAAGGGAGAAGATGCAGAAAAAATATTTGGCATAAAGGATAAAATAGTTGCTGTACGTCCTGAATCAATCTATGTGAGAGAAGAGGGAAGAAATTATCAAGAGGAGAATTTCTGCACTACTAAAGCTCATATAAAAGATTTTATGATAACAGGTAATATTATTAGATATACAGTTGTGAAAAACAATGTAGAATTTTTAGTTGATCTTTTAAATAGAGGGGAGAATAAGCTATTTGGAAAAGATAGTGAAATTGAACTTATGTTTATGAAGAAAGAGATAAAAATTTTTTAATTTAGCTCCTAAATACTTTTCTATATTTTAAGAATACTTTCATATGAGAGTATTCTTTTTATATATGGTAAAATTGTAAATTGAATTTTTATAAAAAATAGGTACTATTACAAAGTAATAATTGAATTACCACTTTAATAATAGTACCTTATTTAATAAAGAATCTTTTTAAAATTAGATCTTCTCAGGTTTTGCAATAAGAATATTCTTTTCATTTACATATGTAACAAACCCTGGCTTTCCACCTTTTGGCTTATTTATATATCTCTTTTGAGTATAGTCAACACTTATTTTATCCCCAGTACTACTCTTAGAATAGAAAGCAGCTACCTCTGCTCCCTTCATAAGCATCTCATCTGTGACCACACTTGCCTTTATAATAACATGTGATCCTGGAATATTTTTTGAGTGTAACCAGATATCATTTTTTTCAGCTACTTTAAAAGTAAGATTATCATTTTCAATATTGTTTCTTCCATAGAAAATTCTATAATCTTCAAACTCAAGAACTCCATATCCTATTTCTTTATTGACTTTTTTCTTGTTACCTTTCTTTTGCTGAACTTTTAAATATCCCTGTGCAACTAACTCATCTTGAATCAATTTCAAGTTGTTAGTATCATCACTACTATCAATAAAAAGTTTAACACTGTTCAGATATTCTAATTCCTCATTAATCTCTTTATTTCTTCTAGCATTAGCCTCCATTCCTCTTTTTAACTTATTGTATTTTTTATATGTTTTTTCAAGGTTCTCTTGCGGAGAAAGTTGAGGTTCTAAAGGTATTTCAATCTCTCTATTATTGTAGAAATCATAAGTTTTTAAACTTGTCATACCTCTTTTTATAGAGTATATTGAGGCAGCTAAAATATCTCCTAGCTCCTTATGCTTTTCAAAATCACTTTTCTCTTCAGCCTCAGCTTTTAAAATAGAAAGGATCTTACTGTTTTTCTTTACCTTTTTATTAATATTATCTAAAAGTCTTGTTTTTAAAGTATCAAAAGAACTAGATAGATTTTCAGTGTTGATATAGTAGTTTATAATCTCTCTAAAACTATCAAACTCCAATACCTCATCATATTTTTCCTTTGGCACAATATTTAAAACTGTTCCTAAAACAATTCTCTTATTATTTAAAAATATTTTTGGTGATAGAGGGGTATCTAATATATTTTTAAAATCATAAAAATCTTTTATATTAGAAACTGTTAATTTTCCAATTCCCTCTACATTTTTAAGAAGAGTTTTTTCCTCTACAAATCTATTAAACTCCTCTTCTCTTACTTCAATAGGAGATATTTTTTCATCTATTACAGGTTGTTCATACTGTAATCCTGGGAACATAGCTCTCAGTCTATTCTCTTCAAGAGAGAAACGTTTTAATAGGTCTACTATTTTATTTTCTCCATCAACTAGAATAAAGTTAGAGTATTTTCCCATAATTTCAAAAATTATAGAGTAGTTCTTCACTTCTCCAAGCTCATTTATTCTAGCAAATTTAAATACCAATATTCTATCAAATCGAAGTTGCTCTACATCTGTCAACATAGCATTTAATAGATGTTTTCTCATATTAGCTGCAAGTCCTGTGCTATTTTCTAAAACTCCCTCTTTAGAGTTTGAGATATAGCAGATAGGAAAAGTAGGGTTACAAGAGAAAACTAACTCTGTTTTTCCAAAGAAAACTGACAATGATGTTTCAGTATTTTTTGTTATTTTATTTATTT
This window encodes:
- a CDS encoding histidinol-phosphatase HisJ family protein, with amino-acid sequence MYKADSHVHSNFSGDSVERLENIAERAIELGMDEITITDHLDLDYADGIKIFELNVPKYIEALKNLKETYKDKIKIRIGVELGLQPQLVRKYDEIFNCEDIDFIIGSFHCIKGMNVAGRKFFEKYSKDEAHRMYFEEILETIKLFPRISVCGHLDFINRYGKAFHNDYKEINFELHKEIIDQIFIKLIKKNIGIELNTSGLRYGLKDFHPCRRNLERYKELGGRIITVGSDAHKASDIMKDFDKAREELKEVGFEKFCTFEKRKAIYRDLD
- a CDS encoding extracellular solute-binding protein — protein: MKKLLLGIMILGAFASCGSKEEPKQEVAAKAPMTLEEITTAAKAEGEVNSVGMPDAWANWVGTWKDINTKYDLKHLDTDMSSAEEIAKFKAEKENATADIGDIGYEFGTVAVAQGVTQPYKPTTWEEIPEWAKDKDGHWVIGYTGTIAFIVNKELVKDIPTSWKELGESNAKVTVGAVGIASQATNSVLAAAFALGGDEGNIQPAIDYFGKMAEQGRLLLNDPMIANLEKGEVEVGLVWDFNGLNYRDQIDREKFEVLIPSDGSLTSGYATIINKYAKHPNAAKLTREFILSDEGQINLAEGYAKPIRTGVVLPEDVKAKLLPNEQYQNARPVKDFDAWKKTSENISQLWQEEVIYKVNK
- a CDS encoding alkaline phosphatase family protein; this encodes MEEKNRVIFVLLDGLNYKNSEYMGYMIALEREGKVKFSKVLSEMPSLSKPLYETLLTGKKPIEHGVLNNGTPIMSKEKNIFSLCREAGLITGVSGYYWLSELYNSTPFNKIKDTNTNDENKNIQHGRFYTLDHYPDEVVFIDGEYIREKYNPDFLMIHSMNIDDIGHKFGSDSKEYRYSVRVADNLLSTFVPKWIEEGYTIIVTSDHGMSVDGMHSGKGELEAEVPFWLINDKKDLQLGEEIEQIYVASIISYFLRIGTEEMKKRAEIFYRGY
- a CDS encoding ABC transporter permease, with amino-acid sequence MKRKIKEKIKYGLFLIPLLLIVIFFLVVPIVSVVEGSFRADGDSVYSLYNYKYIFQSKFYRQGFYNSIKVSALSTIFGMIVSFQLAYSISRLSEKIRGNVLLYSNMMSNFSGLPLAFAFIIILGANGAMTIILQKLGIEGFDIYTQYGLILVYTYFQIPLGTLLLYPAFDSLDERWKEACSLLGGGKFDYWRRIGFPILKSSIIGTGIILFTNAIGAYATAYGIMVSNYNIIPIRIGALISGDIILKPNLASALAVLLIFMILIVFFINEKFVQNNRFRREER
- a CDS encoding ABC transporter permease subunit, which codes for MEDNRKHYIITTIILFFLSIPVIGTILYSLSSSWGATILPDGFTLKWFVALFTDLRFLVSLQRSFAIGIVSLLVSMFVIIPSIVISAYYFPKVLKVIEFISLLPFMVPAVVLAVGLLNVYSGVNVRVFGVPLIIIGAYFSVAFPFIYRGIKNSLDGLHLKSLVETVNILGGTNFEAFRYVILPNLKKGIMSSGILSFAILLGEFMYANLLIGGSFETLQVYLYNMKGKSGHFTSAMVTLFFLFIFAVTFIAVNIEKISKSKVKRKD
- a CDS encoding ABC transporter ATP-binding protein, with the translated sequence MSFVEIKNFEKSFGDTKVLKNLSLNIEEGEFITLLGPSGCGKSTLLRCIAGLNSIDNGSIFIDNKDMTNTLPKDRHIGMVFQNYALFPNMTVWENIEFGLKMKKEKDYNEKIKSIIDMVELNGKEDYYPNELSGGQQQRVAFARALITRPKILLLDESLSALDAKIRKSLRDKLRKIQKQLGITTIFVTHDQEEALAVSDRVFVMNKGEISQFGTPEEIYTNPANEFMVDFIGNYNIFKGEDAEKIFGIKDKIVAVRPESIYVREEGRNYQEENFCTTKAHIKDFMITGNIIRYTVVKNNVEFLVDLLNRGENKLFGKDSEIELMFMKKEIKIF
- a CDS encoding NFACT family protein; this encodes MFYIDGISLNKIKDELKRELTGKKINKITKNTETSLSVFFGKTELVFSCNPTFPICYISNSKEGVLENSTGLAANMRKHLLNAMLTDVEQLRFDRILVFKFARINELGEVKNYSIIFEIMGKYSNFILVDGENKIVDLLKRFSLEENRLRAMFPGLQYEQPVIDEKISPIEVREEEFNRFVEEKTLLKNVEGIGKLTVSNIKDFYDFKNILDTPLSPKIFLNNKRIVLGTVLNIVPKEKYDEVLEFDSFREIINYYINTENLSSSFDTLKTRLLDNINKKVKKNSKILSILKAEAEEKSDFEKHKELGDILAASIYSIKRGMTSLKTYDFYNNREIEIPLEPQLSPQENLEKTYKKYNKLKRGMEANARRNKEINEELEYLNSVKLFIDSSDDTNNLKLIQDELVAQGYLKVQQKKGNKKKVNKEIGYGVLEFEDYRIFYGRNNIENDNLTFKVAEKNDIWLHSKNIPGSHVIIKASVVTDEMLMKGAEVAAFYSKSSTGDKISVDYTQKRYINKPKGGKPGFVTYVNEKNILIAKPEKI